One Paenibacillus sp. FSL H7-0737 DNA segment encodes these proteins:
- a CDS encoding SRPBCC family protein, whose protein sequence is MKPDVSLDYQFTSSIEKVWNALTDSDTLAKWIWSNDFKPVVGHKFQFRAEPNEWWDGIVDCEVLIVDEPHTLSYTWHSAGEGTTVTWTLSKEEDGKVHLHLAQSGFSEETKARQGAIEGAKYAWANMGSQLEKVLAEL, encoded by the coding sequence ATGAAACCAGATGTATCCTTAGATTATCAATTTACAAGCTCCATCGAGAAGGTATGGAACGCTTTAACGGATTCAGATACACTAGCGAAATGGATTTGGAGCAATGACTTTAAACCAGTCGTAGGGCATAAATTTCAATTTCGTGCAGAGCCAAATGAATGGTGGGATGGTATTGTAGATTGCGAGGTTCTCATAGTAGATGAGCCACATACATTATCCTATACTTGGCATAGTGCCGGAGAAGGTACAACAGTTACTTGGACTTTGAGCAAAGAGGAAGATGGTAAGGTTCATCTGCATCTTGCTCAATCTGGATTTAGTGAGGAGACCAAAGCTCGCCAAGGCGCTATTGAAGGAGCTAAATATGCTTGGGCGAATATGGGCAGTCAGCTTGAAAAAGTATTAGCAGAACTGTAA
- a CDS encoding ATP-binding cassette domain-containing protein gives MKINRLIANNINKLDAVLPVDQSLGIAGLSGSGKTTFCQTIGEESKKRLVSLLPKAEYQYLFPNIMETNFSAIQMEEMPLVLFLGRSSISSNPRSTIGTHTGVFTEIRVAIAEQYNLSPEVFSFNNELGWCSDCKGRGTTKNVECKKCKGKRYNHEAEQYKMELLGQGKSISDINDLSIETIFSLAEVLNISEGKQNILKNIIHMNIGYLTLNRIMGTLSGGELTRLYLAEFMATSENTVIIIDEISVGLDHQTLLKILEQIKQLGFKNQIWLIDHSDTVLDITDEQLFFGPGSGKYGGKIVEESPRPAPINGEINQTAPTEYYHFHDLYCRNIQIAEIQIPRNRLVTFTGESGCGKSTLVNECMSKDFVKRYPKDKLVIVGQDRNQSITSRSTVATFLDIKRKLTKYSEEIDDIFQRSIEDIIDELPNEDIAHKRLSLLIKLGLGYLTLERKTQSLSTGEFQCVHLVSELFAGSRNPNTLFIFDEPSKGLSQNILNQFIDSIRDILQDESVSIMMIEHNSYMLENSDFIVDFGKRQLEPVEHLEVVSHEDYYLQQISEDHVAPLQISSTLRQQNGINYLKENQIAYFKNAENVYKGGILKSLSSMARLIYGEYESDTIAPVIAIDLERHLYSQYTFLYEIGGLINQIVTAHPTNKDTNSFDFYNQDNHCPCCKGRRVIEKFDFEVVLQNKNVPFWDGLLHPDAMDILKFYQFPKIKFIFDEIKNELGQDISKSYNEMTDVEKHTFWYGYWEKSFYDKASKATRTWEGFNYIIGNYMVISKAIIKEHIKQSKILITCPICEGTVLNHHKKLKFGDTDIREIIGLPLDQVISTVGKLPVLEKMKAIVGGDMVLTVDVSLLPREIQVALKMLELEVASFAHYEMVLQNALPFWGDISGSIESISLNNQITICDFENITETREYIIDKFFTNGKYKKLTYVYEAFGYKKLVTLINKIKASQPCPFCKGKKVISEDGLHDGVYKLTIPCVSCYASGINDEGRKEIVEGIDVQTWLTGNVSDVVTESSNIDAVADIPIFNRIRELNKQEMMAVYQYLENN, from the coding sequence ATGAAAATCAACCGATTGATTGCGAACAATATTAATAAGTTAGATGCAGTACTTCCAGTTGACCAATCCCTAGGGATTGCTGGTTTATCCGGATCTGGTAAAACCACCTTTTGTCAAACCATCGGAGAAGAATCCAAGAAACGTCTCGTTTCTTTATTGCCAAAGGCAGAATATCAGTATTTATTCCCTAACATTATGGAGACTAATTTCAGTGCGATTCAGATGGAAGAAATGCCACTCGTACTTTTTCTAGGGAGATCATCTATTTCTTCCAATCCTCGTTCAACCATTGGCACACATACGGGCGTGTTCACAGAGATTCGAGTTGCGATTGCTGAACAATATAACCTATCGCCAGAGGTTTTTTCATTTAATAATGAATTAGGCTGGTGCTCAGATTGTAAAGGTCGCGGCACTACTAAAAATGTCGAATGTAAAAAGTGTAAGGGTAAGCGATATAATCACGAAGCTGAACAATACAAAATGGAGTTATTAGGTCAAGGCAAGAGTATCTCCGATATTAATGACTTAAGCATTGAAACCATTTTTTCTCTAGCAGAAGTTCTAAACATTAGTGAAGGTAAACAAAACATTCTAAAGAACATAATCCATATGAATATTGGTTATCTAACCTTAAATCGTATAATGGGTACCTTGTCAGGCGGAGAGTTAACACGACTTTACTTGGCAGAATTCATGGCAACCAGTGAAAATACAGTAATTATCATTGACGAAATCTCTGTGGGTCTGGATCACCAAACCCTTTTAAAAATATTAGAGCAGATAAAACAACTAGGATTTAAGAATCAAATTTGGCTTATTGATCATTCGGATACCGTATTAGACATAACGGACGAGCAATTGTTCTTTGGACCAGGAAGTGGTAAATACGGCGGAAAAATCGTTGAAGAATCGCCACGTCCGGCGCCCATCAATGGAGAAATAAATCAGACAGCTCCAACTGAATATTATCATTTTCATGATCTTTACTGTCGTAATATTCAAATCGCCGAAATTCAGATTCCCCGTAATAGACTTGTAACGTTCACTGGGGAATCTGGCTGCGGCAAATCTACATTGGTCAATGAGTGTATGTCCAAGGATTTTGTGAAGCGATATCCCAAGGATAAGCTGGTGATTGTGGGGCAGGATCGAAATCAATCGATTACCAGCCGGTCTACGGTTGCGACTTTTCTTGATATTAAGAGAAAGCTCACAAAATATAGCGAAGAGATTGATGATATTTTTCAGCGCTCAATTGAAGATATTATTGATGAACTGCCAAATGAAGACATCGCTCATAAACGTTTAAGTTTATTGATCAAGCTTGGGCTGGGTTATTTAACGTTGGAAAGAAAAACACAGTCTTTATCCACAGGTGAATTTCAATGTGTTCATTTAGTCTCCGAGCTATTTGCAGGTTCAAGAAACCCCAATACACTTTTCATTTTTGACGAGCCTTCCAAAGGGTTATCACAAAATATTCTAAATCAATTCATTGATAGCATTAGAGACATTCTTCAGGACGAATCCGTCTCCATAATGATGATTGAACATAACTCGTATATGCTGGAAAATTCTGATTTTATCGTTGATTTTGGTAAAAGACAGCTTGAACCTGTTGAGCATCTAGAAGTTGTAAGTCATGAAGATTATTATCTCCAGCAAATCAGTGAAGATCATGTCGCTCCATTGCAGATTTCTTCAACACTGCGGCAACAAAATGGCATTAACTATTTAAAAGAAAATCAAATTGCCTACTTTAAAAATGCGGAAAACGTTTATAAAGGTGGCATCTTAAAAAGCTTATCTTCTATGGCGCGTTTGATATATGGTGAATATGAATCAGATACCATTGCACCTGTCATCGCCATTGATCTGGAAAGACACCTATATAGTCAATATACTTTTCTATATGAAATTGGTGGCTTGATCAACCAAATTGTAACGGCACATCCGACCAATAAAGATACAAATAGCTTCGATTTCTATAATCAAGACAATCATTGTCCATGCTGCAAGGGACGTCGAGTCATTGAAAAATTTGATTTTGAAGTTGTTCTTCAGAATAAAAATGTGCCATTTTGGGATGGCTTATTGCATCCAGATGCAATGGATATTCTGAAATTCTATCAATTCCCCAAAATCAAATTCATCTTTGATGAGATTAAGAATGAACTCGGACAAGATATCAGTAAGAGTTATAATGAGATGACGGATGTAGAAAAGCATACATTTTGGTACGGATATTGGGAAAAGTCATTTTATGATAAAGCAAGCAAGGCAACGAGAACTTGGGAAGGCTTTAATTACATCATTGGGAACTACATGGTGATATCGAAAGCGATTATTAAAGAGCATATTAAACAATCCAAAATACTGATTACCTGTCCAATCTGTGAAGGAACCGTACTAAATCATCATAAGAAGCTAAAGTTTGGCGACACAGATATTCGTGAGATCATTGGACTACCTCTTGATCAAGTGATCAGTACCGTTGGCAAATTACCGGTGCTTGAAAAAATGAAAGCTATTGTCGGCGGTGATATGGTTCTAACAGTGGATGTCTCTCTATTACCTAGGGAAATACAAGTTGCTCTAAAAATGCTTGAACTTGAAGTAGCGAGCTTTGCGCACTATGAAATGGTATTACAAAATGCACTGCCATTCTGGGGCGATATTAGCGGCAGTATTGAATCTATTAGCTTGAATAATCAGATTACGATTTGTGATTTTGAGAATATCACCGAAACCAGAGAATACATCATTGATAAGTTTTTCACGAATGGAAAATACAAAAAGCTGACCTATGTTTATGAAGCGTTTGGTTACAAAAAACTGGTCACTCTAATTAATAAGATAAAAGCTAGTCAGCCATGTCCATTCTGTAAAGGAAAGAAAGTCATATCCGAAGATGGACTTCACGATGGCGTTTATAAGTTAACGATTCCATGTGTTAGTTGTTACGCAAGTGGCATTAATGATGAAGGGCGTAAAGAAATTGTCGAAGGCATTGACGTCCAGACTTGGCTTACAGGTAACGTTAGTGATGTCGTGACTGAAAGCTCAAATATTGATGCTGTAGCAGATATTCCAATTTTCAATCGTATTCGGGAGTTAAATAAACAAGAAATGATGGCCGTTTATCAATACCTTGAAAATAATTAG
- a CDS encoding right-handed parallel beta-helix repeat-containing protein has protein sequence MVIRKSFCHLRVMLMMFFSLFLIITAYSGSASANTTSKAIPLQPIINAAQIGDSITLAPGTYLGPVQIDKRLTISGEGRATLLNSSPDAEVAVMIQADGVKLQGLNIQQHNGGEAAAIRVEADQVTLKDLVIHTFGFGIMLREADSGVIVNNKIRWFIPKGAASGKRGNGIDIYNSHGSDIRENEISYLRDGIYLEKSRNTKVDHNRLYHLRYGVHCMYINGSSVTNNIGEYNITGAMVMGVSDVMVSGNSFRKQNQNVHSQGILLFDVRTSQIVNNLVEGNRVGIYMQQSSDNTLQNNMVLRNYIGIQFEGSEGNRFQKNAFIANVIEAQATDSKNNKMTRNFWDSFEGLDVSGDGISDLSYAINPFYQQLVTENAAYQLFFQSPGMTFLSDLYTNDKEQWSTDPEPLMQLDSVHADVGQVSEGQGSVMVVGWLLLFFAVITILYMGVLRL, from the coding sequence ATGGTTATACGCAAAAGTTTCTGTCACCTCAGAGTAATGCTAATGATGTTCTTCAGCCTTTTCTTAATAATCACGGCCTACAGTGGGAGTGCCAGTGCAAATACTACTTCGAAAGCGATTCCACTCCAGCCGATTATTAATGCGGCCCAAATCGGAGATTCAATTACTTTAGCTCCAGGTACTTACCTGGGTCCGGTTCAAATTGATAAAAGGCTGACGATTAGCGGGGAAGGAAGGGCAACACTATTAAATTCATCTCCCGATGCTGAGGTTGCAGTTATGATTCAGGCTGATGGGGTAAAGCTTCAAGGACTTAATATACAGCAGCATAACGGGGGAGAAGCAGCAGCGATTCGGGTGGAAGCCGATCAGGTAACTTTGAAAGATTTAGTCATACATACATTTGGCTTTGGCATTATGCTACGTGAGGCTGATAGTGGAGTTATAGTAAACAATAAAATCCGTTGGTTTATACCTAAAGGTGCTGCTTCGGGAAAAAGAGGTAATGGCATCGATATCTATAACTCTCATGGTTCAGATATCAGAGAGAATGAAATCTCTTATCTCCGAGATGGCATTTATTTAGAGAAGAGTCGCAATACAAAGGTTGATCACAATCGGCTCTATCATTTACGATACGGTGTTCACTGTATGTATATCAATGGATCATCTGTTACGAACAATATTGGAGAATACAACATTACTGGCGCGATGGTGATGGGAGTGAGCGACGTTATGGTATCAGGAAACTCTTTTCGAAAACAAAATCAGAATGTTCATTCTCAAGGAATCCTGCTCTTTGACGTTCGTACCTCTCAGATTGTAAATAACCTCGTGGAAGGAAATCGGGTAGGAATCTATATGCAACAATCCTCCGACAACACTCTCCAGAATAATATGGTGCTCCGAAATTATATTGGGATTCAATTTGAGGGTTCTGAAGGCAACCGCTTTCAGAAGAATGCTTTTATTGCCAATGTGATTGAAGCACAGGCAACGGATTCTAAGAATAATAAGATGACGAGAAATTTTTGGGATTCATTCGAAGGTCTGGATGTATCGGGTGATGGCATAAGTGATCTATCATATGCTATTAATCCATTTTATCAGCAATTAGTTACAGAAAATGCTGCTTATCAGCTCTTTTTTCAATCACCGGGCATGACATTTTTAAGCGATCTGTATACAAATGATAAAGAACAATGGTCCACCGATCCAGAGCCGCTTATGCAATTGGATTCAGTTCATGCAGATGTTGGACAAGTTAGTGAGGGGCAAGGGTCAGTAATGGTAGTGGGTTGGCTGCTTTTGTTCTTCGCTGTGATCACAATACTATATATGGGGGTATTAAGGTTATGA
- a CDS encoding nitrous oxide reductase accessory protein NosL translates to MKKWSLVLMMMMGLLILAACGPKKFEPLAINEKVDICAICNMQVKDDAFATQLTTKDGKNYKFDDIGCMNEWKSKNGTKNIGMDYVRDYNDKEWVEFSKASFVYDETLRTPMAYGVISFKDTASAEAFVKEQGVGSVLSASDLSKHEWKQNTDMMQMDMNGGEGHMDEHKSEEMEDMTSDKEMDM, encoded by the coding sequence ATGAAAAAATGGAGTTTAGTACTGATGATGATGATGGGTTTGTTAATTCTGGCGGCTTGTGGCCCCAAAAAGTTTGAACCTTTGGCGATAAATGAAAAAGTTGATATTTGCGCGATTTGCAATATGCAGGTTAAGGACGATGCTTTTGCTACACAACTAACAACAAAAGACGGGAAGAATTATAAGTTTGATGATATTGGTTGTATGAATGAATGGAAGAGCAAGAATGGAACCAAAAACATCGGAATGGACTATGTCCGGGACTATAACGACAAAGAATGGGTAGAATTCAGTAAGGCCAGCTTTGTATATGATGAGACTCTACGCACACCTATGGCTTATGGAGTTATCAGCTTCAAAGACACTGCTTCAGCCGAAGCTTTTGTGAAGGAACAAGGTGTTGGCAGCGTTCTGTCAGCAAGTGATCTGTCCAAGCATGAATGGAAACAAAATACGGATATGATGCAAATGGACATGAATGGCGGAGAAGGACATATGGACGAGCATAAGTCTGAGGAAATGGAAGATATGACATCGGATAAAGAGATGGATATGTGA
- a CDS encoding ABC transporter permease, protein MVDILQVARREIKMGFRNPWAYSFLALFCAFSLGLLLINAQNEIQGYTAVTGSMLSLILYLLPLMTLFLGSFSLTSEKEEGSWQLLSTYPIGTLSFILGKYVGLAVVLLTVVAFGYGLMGMISGFLGMAYDSTTYFLFLFFSAGLVLLFLTIALFIGSLSRNRWQALTVSVAVWFFTVIGWPTFLIAFLGLMPYLWIKPLLVVFTILNPAELVRLFVVIKLGGGSVLGPEYYQWVEWINGSKGSLLFMGVCLVWMLSSILFVNWIWERGRSRG, encoded by the coding sequence ATGGTTGATATCCTGCAAGTCGCACGCAGAGAGATTAAAATGGGTTTTCGGAATCCATGGGCTTATTCTTTTTTGGCATTATTTTGTGCGTTTAGTCTTGGCTTACTACTGATTAATGCACAAAATGAGATTCAAGGCTACACCGCAGTTACAGGTTCCATGCTAAGTCTGATTTTGTATCTACTGCCGCTTATGACATTATTTCTAGGCTCGTTTTCACTGACTTCAGAAAAGGAAGAGGGTAGCTGGCAGCTTTTATCTACTTATCCAATAGGAACATTGTCATTTATTCTTGGCAAGTATGTGGGGCTGGCTGTCGTATTACTTACGGTTGTGGCTTTCGGCTATGGTTTAATGGGAATGATTAGTGGATTCTTGGGCATGGCCTATGATTCTACTACTTACTTTCTATTTTTGTTTTTTTCCGCAGGACTTGTTTTACTATTCTTGACCATCGCTTTGTTTATCGGTTCATTATCAAGAAACCGCTGGCAGGCGCTGACTGTTTCTGTTGCTGTGTGGTTTTTCACAGTAATAGGTTGGCCGACGTTTTTGATCGCCTTTTTAGGTTTAATGCCGTATCTCTGGATTAAGCCCTTGCTGGTCGTATTCACAATACTCAACCCAGCAGAGCTTGTTCGGTTATTCGTTGTAATTAAGCTGGGCGGAGGTTCAGTGCTGGGACCTGAATATTACCAATGGGTAGAATGGATAAATGGTTCGAAGGGTAGTTTGTTGTTTATGGGAGTCTGTCTAGTTTGGATGTTAAGCTCGATCCTGTTTGTAAATTGGATATGGGAAAGGGGGCGCTCTCGTGGATAA
- a CDS encoding ABC transporter ATP-binding protein, whose translation MDNPLVNVRGISKVIKKQTIVEEISFQIPTGSILALCGGNGAGKSTVLRMVAGIIQPSVGEISVGGLYWHKSRKQFSEQIGYMPDDYQFNQGLSAEEALTFWAALRRVPNRKARVNEVLGLVGLQDKRNRLVNTFSKGMRQRILFAQALLAKPSLLIMDEPTNGLDPFWMNEFVDLLQRIKEEGHTVIFSTHQLEIADKIADQIVFLSHGRNVGSGPTKEFHAKFGSLYTAFNHSLGLK comes from the coding sequence GTGGATAACCCCTTAGTGAATGTAAGAGGAATCTCTAAAGTTATTAAAAAGCAAACAATAGTTGAAGAGATTAGCTTTCAAATCCCCACTGGGAGCATACTTGCACTATGTGGCGGTAACGGGGCTGGCAAAAGTACCGTTTTGCGAATGGTTGCCGGTATTATTCAGCCTTCGGTGGGCGAAATCTCAGTGGGTGGTTTATACTGGCACAAATCACGCAAACAATTCTCGGAACAAATTGGTTATATGCCAGATGATTATCAATTCAATCAGGGGCTGTCGGCAGAGGAAGCTCTGACTTTTTGGGCCGCTCTCCGTAGGGTACCCAATCGCAAAGCGAGAGTAAACGAAGTCCTTGGCTTAGTAGGCCTACAGGATAAACGAAATCGTCTGGTCAACACCTTTTCAAAGGGAATGCGTCAGCGTATCTTATTTGCTCAGGCATTGTTGGCCAAGCCTTCGTTGCTAATTATGGACGAACCCACAAACGGTCTTGACCCTTTTTGGATGAATGAATTCGTAGACCTACTCCAAAGAATCAAGGAAGAAGGGCATACCGTTATTTTCTCCACACACCAGTTAGAAATCGCTGATAAAATCGCTGATCAGATTGTCTTTTTAAGTCATGGAAGAAATGTTGGTTCAGGTCCGACCAAAGAATTTCATGCGAAATTTGGTTCTCTGTATACAGCCTTTAATCATAGTCTGGGTCTGAAATGA
- a CDS encoding redoxin domain-containing protein — protein MSMRRIIALLVIIAAVTTVVWVFSHNETRDSSERIAVGSIAPEFEATTIEGKKVRLSDFQGQIVVLNFWASWCTSCVREMPLLNDIHKSTSSQIETLFINVGESKGTVSEYLKNHSFSFPVVIDVTGKISTSFGVSALPATFIINGEGKIKEAILGEITDFPLMQLINSYTYSGIQPG, from the coding sequence ATGAGCATGCGTCGAATCATTGCTTTGCTGGTGATTATCGCAGCTGTCACGACTGTTGTATGGGTATTTAGCCATAATGAAACAAGAGATTCATCTGAGAGGATTGCAGTGGGCTCTATCGCTCCCGAATTTGAAGCTACTACTATAGAAGGTAAAAAGGTTCGACTAAGCGATTTTCAGGGACAGATTGTGGTGCTTAACTTTTGGGCCTCCTGGTGCACGTCATGTGTGCGAGAAATGCCCCTTCTGAATGACATTCACAAATCCACTAGTTCTCAAATTGAAACCTTGTTTATTAATGTTGGTGAGTCTAAAGGGACTGTATCAGAATATCTTAAGAATCACAGTTTTTCTTTTCCAGTTGTCATCGATGTTACCGGAAAAATATCTACTTCATTCGGAGTTAGTGCGCTTCCTGCTACGTTTATTATAAACGGAGAGGGGAAGATCAAAGAGGCTATATTAGGCGAAATCACAGATTTCCCCTTAATGCAACTAATCAATTCATATACATATTCCGGTATACAGCCGGGGTGA
- a CDS encoding PocR ligand-binding domain-containing protein, producing the protein MSKSRFNLEEIIDLKKWEKLQDSLSLVTKMAILTVDYKGVPVTKHSFCQPFCQGVRQDSNLSPYCQKCDARAGIEAVRQNKPYIYLCHFNIIDIAIPIIIDDQYLGAIMAGQLKLREPDVSQLEQIVSRPPNVESNMKFQALKEDYEALPVLSYDEVTKCVDLLLQLSTYIVEEAIQKRTTVDLYKRVLTTDIDISASAESFEETDLTYRKIQSLQQELSGALIETKLKNGAQKLVSSNAVLQPAFDYIYAHKNENFSLKEMAKLCHISPSYFSRIFTKETGENFSLFVARLKIEWAKQLLETTDAPINQVSDDLGFCDTGYFIKTFKRFENLTPAVYRNMYMN; encoded by the coding sequence ATGTCCAAATCTCGATTTAATTTAGAAGAAATAATTGATTTGAAAAAATGGGAGAAACTGCAGGATTCTTTATCACTCGTGACTAAAATGGCGATTCTTACCGTAGATTATAAAGGCGTTCCCGTGACTAAGCACAGCTTCTGTCAGCCTTTCTGCCAAGGCGTTCGCCAAGATTCTAATCTCTCTCCTTATTGTCAAAAATGTGATGCTCGTGCCGGCATTGAGGCTGTACGCCAGAACAAGCCTTATATTTATTTATGCCATTTCAACATTATCGATATCGCGATTCCAATTATTATTGACGATCAATATTTGGGTGCAATTATGGCCGGACAGCTTAAGCTTCGTGAACCTGATGTGTCACAGCTGGAGCAGATAGTATCTAGGCCACCTAATGTTGAGTCGAACATGAAGTTTCAAGCGCTCAAAGAGGATTACGAAGCACTTCCTGTCCTATCCTACGATGAAGTAACCAAATGCGTGGACCTACTTCTACAGTTAAGTACTTACATCGTGGAAGAAGCCATTCAAAAGCGTACCACCGTTGATTTGTACAAAAGAGTACTGACCACAGATATCGATATATCTGCTTCAGCAGAATCTTTCGAGGAGACAGACCTTACTTATCGCAAAATTCAGTCTCTGCAGCAAGAGTTGTCAGGAGCGCTTATTGAGACCAAATTGAAAAATGGAGCACAAAAGTTGGTCTCTTCAAATGCAGTGCTTCAGCCTGCGTTCGATTACATCTATGCGCACAAAAATGAAAATTTCAGCCTAAAAGAAATGGCCAAGCTTTGTCATATCAGCCCTAGTTATTTCAGTCGCATATTTACAAAAGAAACAGGCGAGAACTTCTCCCTCTTCGTTGCCAGACTCAAAATTGAATGGGCCAAGCAGTTGCTGGAAACCACAGACGCACCTATTAATCAAGTGAGCGATGACTTAGGATTTTGTGATACTGGTTATTTTATTAAAACATTCAAACGGTTCGAGAATCTCACCCCGGCTGTATACCGGAATATGTATATGAATTGA
- a CDS encoding glycerol dehydrogenase, producing MRRAFISPTKYVQGENELLNLGYFVKTFGDSALLIAHPDDVTRVKDKLESTKQKFNITLVESGFHGECSRQEVARLQALAKEHQCACTIGLGGGKAIDTAKCVAEGEALIIVPTIAATDAPTSHSAVLYTPEGEFDDYAYFKQSPSVVMIDTTVIAKAPTRFLVAGMGDALSTYFEARATANSYSNVNAGLPCGVREGVCGEAKGTITALGLAKLCYDTLLENGFKAKQACDLNIVTPALENIIETNILLSGLGFESGGLAAIHAIHNGLTALEGTHHYYHGEKVAFSTIAQLVLENADRTELREVLDFCLSIGLPVCLADIGVEQVTYEELLEVAKKACIAEESIHSMPFPITEEAVASAIMAADQLGRQYKLSKEL from the coding sequence ATGAGAAGAGCGTTTATCAGTCCGACGAAATATGTGCAAGGTGAGAATGAACTTTTGAATTTAGGCTATTTTGTAAAAACATTCGGTGATTCCGCACTGCTCATTGCACATCCAGATGATGTTACACGTGTGAAAGATAAATTGGAGTCAACTAAACAGAAATTTAATATAACGCTTGTTGAAAGTGGCTTCCATGGGGAATGCTCAAGACAAGAAGTCGCAAGATTACAGGCTCTGGCTAAGGAACATCAATGTGCATGTACGATTGGGTTGGGTGGAGGTAAGGCGATTGATACGGCAAAATGCGTAGCAGAAGGTGAAGCATTGATTATCGTTCCAACGATAGCAGCCACTGATGCACCAACAAGCCACTCCGCGGTACTCTATACCCCAGAAGGTGAGTTTGATGATTATGCTTATTTCAAGCAAAGCCCAAGTGTAGTCATGATCGATACAACAGTCATTGCCAAAGCGCCAACAAGATTTCTTGTTGCAGGGATGGGTGATGCACTCTCCACTTATTTCGAAGCAAGAGCTACAGCAAATTCTTATTCCAATGTGAATGCGGGATTGCCTTGCGGGGTTCGTGAAGGTGTTTGTGGGGAAGCTAAAGGAACAATAACCGCACTAGGTCTTGCCAAACTGTGTTATGACACTTTGCTTGAAAATGGGTTCAAGGCGAAGCAGGCCTGCGATCTGAATATCGTAACCCCAGCCTTGGAGAATATCATTGAAACGAATATTTTGTTATCGGGACTAGGCTTTGAAAGTGGAGGTTTGGCTGCGATTCATGCGATCCATAATGGTTTAACAGCTTTAGAAGGAACACATCATTATTATCATGGTGAGAAGGTAGCCTTCAGTACAATTGCTCAATTGGTGCTTGAAAATGCAGACCGTACCGAATTAAGAGAAGTATTGGATTTCTGCCTGTCTATTGGGCTTCCGGTGTGCTTAGCAGATATCGGAGTGGAGCAAGTCACTTACGAAGAACTTCTTGAGGTTGCTAAAAAAGCTTGTATTGCTGAGGAATCGATTCATTCGATGCCGTTCCCAATTACAGAAGAAGCCGTAGCATCGGCGATTATGGCTGCTGACCAATTAGGCCGTCAATACAAATTAAGTAAGGAGCTTTAA